The Lysobacter gummosus genome includes a region encoding these proteins:
- a CDS encoding sensor histidine kinase, with protein sequence MTARVPLLSLWHGFIGWMNRVPIHSRRDRRNALTLQAILAVTTTATLFTAIASCAAGADRGSGGESGLILMISVYTCLCFCLLRHGLFRLATSLTVVGGLLLIGMSYQAYGLQAQSGLQITLLLPLLFSGLFLGRGAVWWTALANAVVLGIGAHTDLRLATDSMQASQVLSNLLLAGMNFLVLVMILDRLILSSQRAINRSEELNALCLELTRQVEEKERAYERLLQTQKMETVGRLSTGIAHDFNAILSVILGHATSVDKRGGSIDAVLPGIRQAARSGATLTRRLLSFSRTHVRQVSTFDLAEAIDEVRPLILPMFPRGIVASLDTSTSGLLVRADRDELVLALLNIVSNACDAMPQGGRFFLSVEADGAHAALKLEDTGIGMTPEVLARMFEPFFTTKPKDKGTGIGMTTVQRFVAEHGGQIDVDSAPGQGTRMRIRLPLAQAGSEIEDGADLDISPAPVAAGDYRGAAPATEHKTAGGYRDAGSGTR encoded by the coding sequence ATGACCGCCCGCGTACCGCTCCTGTCCCTGTGGCACGGCTTCATCGGCTGGATGAACCGCGTACCCATCCACTCCAGGCGCGACCGGCGCAACGCGCTGACCTTGCAGGCGATCCTCGCCGTCACCACGACCGCGACTCTGTTCACGGCGATCGCGTCGTGCGCGGCCGGCGCGGACAGGGGCAGCGGTGGCGAGAGCGGCCTGATCCTGATGATCAGCGTCTACACCTGCCTGTGCTTCTGCCTGCTGCGCCACGGCTTGTTCCGGCTGGCGACCAGCCTGACCGTCGTCGGCGGCCTGCTGCTGATCGGCATGAGCTATCAGGCCTACGGATTGCAGGCGCAATCCGGACTGCAGATCACCCTGCTGCTGCCGCTGCTGTTTTCCGGATTGTTCCTGGGCCGCGGCGCGGTGTGGTGGACGGCGCTGGCCAACGCGGTGGTGCTGGGGATCGGTGCGCATACCGATCTGCGGCTGGCGACCGACTCCATGCAGGCCTCGCAGGTGCTGTCCAACCTGCTTCTGGCCGGGATGAATTTTCTCGTGCTGGTGATGATCCTCGACCGGCTGATCCTGTCGTCGCAGCGGGCGATCAATCGCAGCGAAGAACTCAACGCGCTCTGCCTGGAACTCACCCGCCAGGTGGAAGAAAAGGAGCGTGCCTACGAGCGCCTGCTGCAGACGCAGAAGATGGAAACCGTGGGCCGGCTGTCCACCGGCATCGCCCACGACTTCAACGCCATCCTCAGCGTGATCCTGGGGCACGCGACCTCGGTGGATAAGCGCGGCGGCTCCATCGACGCCGTGCTTCCGGGCATTCGCCAGGCCGCGCGCAGCGGCGCCACGCTGACCCGGCGCCTGCTCAGCTTCAGCCGCACGCATGTGCGCCAGGTGTCCACGTTCGATCTGGCCGAAGCCATCGACGAAGTGCGGCCTTTGATCCTGCCGATGTTCCCGCGCGGCATCGTGGCCTCGCTCGACACTTCCACGTCGGGCCTGCTGGTCAGGGCCGATCGCGACGAGCTGGTGCTGGCCTTGCTCAACATCGTCAGCAACGCCTGCGACGCCATGCCGCAAGGCGGCCGGTTTTTCTTATCCGTCGAAGCCGACGGAGCGCATGCCGCGCTCAAGCTGGAAGACACCGGCATCGGCATGACGCCGGAAGTGCTGGCGCGCATGTTCGAGCCGTTCTTCACGACCAAGCCCAAGGACAAGGGCACCGGCATCGGCATGACGACCGTGCAGCGCTTCGTGGCCGAACACGGAGGCCAGATCGATGTCGATAGCGCCCCGGGCCAGGGCACGCGCATGCGCATCCGCTTGCCGCTGGCCCAGGCCGGGAGCGAGATCGAGGACGGCGCCGACCTGGACATTTCTCCGGCGCCGGTGGCGGCCGGCGATTACCGCGGCGCCGCCCCGGCGACCGAACACAAAACCGCCGGCGGCTATCGCGACGCCGGCTCCGGGACGCGTTGA
- a CDS encoding response regulator transcription factor, which produces MSARLREAARRLPVLAVVEDDRTFREDVLLPVLSHSGFSVVGMDRALDLYRSMTLRSFDLVLLDVGLPDEDGFSIAAHLRRLSPRVGIVMLTGYDSAQDRMRGLRAGADAYLPKPVDMDEVVTTLHNLARWVIPDAAAAPTSTHWRLDERGWCILTPGGVEIELNLAERQVMAMLAAAAGIPVQRETLIASLVKNAYDFDPHRLEMLVHRLRKKCQQAAEEELPLRAVRGIGYVLNW; this is translated from the coding sequence ATGAGCGCTCGCTTGCGAGAGGCCGCGCGGCGGCTGCCTGTGCTTGCGGTAGTGGAAGACGATCGTACGTTCCGCGAAGACGTGCTGTTGCCGGTGTTGTCCCACTCCGGGTTCTCGGTCGTCGGCATGGACAGGGCGCTGGATCTGTACCGGTCGATGACGCTTCGCTCCTTTGATCTGGTCCTGCTGGACGTCGGTCTGCCCGACGAAGACGGCTTCAGCATCGCAGCGCATTTGCGCAGGCTGTCTCCGCGGGTCGGGATCGTCATGCTGACCGGATACGACTCCGCGCAGGATCGGATGCGCGGCCTGCGCGCGGGCGCGGATGCCTATCTGCCCAAGCCGGTCGATATGGATGAGGTCGTGACCACCTTGCACAATCTGGCGCGATGGGTGATTCCGGACGCCGCCGCCGCGCCGACGTCCACTCATTGGCGATTGGACGAACGCGGCTGGTGCATATTGACCCCCGGCGGCGTCGAGATCGAATTGAACCTGGCCGAGCGGCAAGTGATGGCGATGCTGGCCGCGGCCGCCGGCATTCCGGTGCAACGCGAGACCTTGATCGCGAGCCTGGTGAAGAACGCGTACGACTTCGATCCGCACCGATTGGAAATGCTGGTTCACCGCCTGCGCAAGAAATGCCAGCAGGCGGCGGAAGAGGAGCTTCCTCTGCGCGCGGTGCGCGGCATCGGGTACGTGCTCAACTGGTAA
- a CDS encoding ligand-binding sensor domain-containing protein, with protein sequence MRAIEVWLRSMALVIGLFVMGASASASSKLQPRYRAGLHVFTGDDGLPQAGVNSVVQTHDGYLWIGSFGGLARFDGLAFTVFRGKPSLDTPGPKDGAQGGPPSDRVLALHEDDRKQLWIGTQDAGLSIYSQGTFQHLSICGGTCQVNAITQAPDGRLWVASNVGLFNLDPAHKRVSWVDPVRTGHAAMAFDPTGRLYVGGGEGFFVLADRRLRRIALPDGDQWVQMLQADGSDLLVGTDRALYRYEPGQGRWRPLGVAGPTIAVKDAVGRWWVATASGRLVRENGAGEWLDVPELFGMGVTSLAKDDEGNLWLGSGSKGLLRVRIPVFGQIPVFRDGVVMAGRAVVADGQGGLWFGSACGGLNHWRADGAMTRQPLQMWPHVDCVTSLALDRDAALLAGTAEGRLVRIANGKPTPVGVWPGVGAINVWRRGEGRFLVSAGRATFEVWIDGEGRINGQRRIDALRDMSVNNVVPAANGGEWFVGDRGVWRLLDNRIVERWTPQEGLSSRFARALYEDRQTATLWVGTYGGGLNRIRGGQVHHYDTRNGLFDDTVSCILADGHGRLWLGGNRGVTLLPKPRQAAADTESLGYAVDDGLIPSEINGGHSTACHRDGQGRLWFSLVEGFAVIDPADVPQAASVPLRPRIEEVAIAGRMQKIVGSSLALEPNARSLEIHYTAINLSRPRDTYFRFRLRGFDPDWVEAGKNRSILYPLIPWGEHVFEVQARTQGGRWSTVPARLKILNPQPWYLRPWILILATSLGLLVLVIGTQLGAGQERSGDGEMPQANDRRRQRVPEPASR encoded by the coding sequence GTGAGAGCCATAGAAGTCTGGCTGCGGTCGATGGCGTTGGTGATCGGTCTGTTCGTCATGGGCGCGAGCGCTTCGGCATCGTCCAAGCTGCAGCCCCGCTACCGCGCCGGCCTGCACGTTTTCACCGGGGACGACGGGCTTCCGCAAGCGGGCGTGAACTCCGTGGTGCAGACGCACGACGGTTATCTGTGGATCGGCAGCTTCGGCGGCCTGGCGCGTTTCGATGGCCTGGCCTTCACGGTGTTCCGCGGCAAACCTTCGCTCGATACGCCGGGGCCCAAGGACGGCGCGCAAGGCGGGCCGCCCAGCGATCGCGTGCTGGCGCTGCATGAGGACGACCGCAAACAGCTGTGGATCGGCACGCAGGACGCCGGGCTGAGCATCTACAGCCAGGGAACGTTTCAGCACTTGTCGATTTGCGGCGGCACCTGCCAGGTCAACGCCATCACGCAAGCGCCCGACGGCAGGCTGTGGGTGGCAAGCAACGTCGGCTTGTTCAATCTGGATCCCGCGCACAAGCGAGTGAGCTGGGTCGATCCGGTGAGGACCGGCCATGCGGCCATGGCGTTCGATCCCACCGGCCGTCTTTACGTGGGCGGCGGCGAAGGTTTTTTCGTTCTCGCCGATCGAAGGCTTCGCCGCATCGCACTGCCCGACGGCGACCAATGGGTGCAGATGTTGCAAGCCGACGGCAGCGACTTGCTCGTCGGCACCGATCGCGCGCTTTATCGCTATGAGCCCGGGCAAGGGCGATGGCGCCCGCTCGGCGTCGCCGGCCCCACCATCGCGGTCAAGGACGCGGTCGGCCGCTGGTGGGTGGCCACGGCTTCCGGACGATTGGTCCGCGAGAACGGCGCCGGAGAATGGCTCGACGTCCCGGAATTGTTCGGCATGGGCGTTACCAGCCTGGCCAAGGACGACGAAGGCAATCTGTGGCTGGGCAGCGGCAGCAAGGGCTTGTTGCGCGTGCGCATACCTGTATTCGGCCAGATCCCGGTGTTCAGGGACGGGGTGGTCATGGCCGGCCGCGCGGTGGTCGCGGACGGGCAGGGCGGCTTGTGGTTCGGATCGGCTTGCGGCGGGTTGAACCATTGGCGGGCCGACGGCGCGATGACGCGGCAGCCGCTGCAGATGTGGCCGCACGTCGATTGCGTCACCAGCCTGGCGCTGGATCGCGACGCGGCGTTGCTGGCAGGAACCGCGGAAGGGCGCCTGGTGCGCATCGCCAATGGCAAGCCCACACCCGTCGGCGTCTGGCCGGGCGTGGGAGCGATCAACGTCTGGCGGCGGGGCGAGGGGCGTTTCCTGGTCAGCGCCGGACGCGCGACGTTCGAGGTCTGGATCGACGGCGAAGGACGCATCAACGGACAGCGCCGCATCGACGCCCTGCGCGACATGAGCGTGAACAACGTCGTTCCCGCCGCGAACGGCGGCGAATGGTTCGTCGGCGACCGTGGCGTGTGGCGCTTGCTCGATAACCGCATCGTCGAGCGATGGACGCCGCAAGAGGGCCTGTCGTCGCGCTTCGCCCGCGCCTTGTACGAAGACAGGCAGACCGCCACGCTGTGGGTGGGAACCTACGGCGGCGGCTTGAATCGGATACGCGGCGGCCAGGTGCATCATTACGACACCCGCAACGGCCTGTTCGACGATACGGTTTCATGCATCCTGGCCGATGGCCACGGACGATTGTGGTTGGGCGGCAATCGCGGCGTCACCTTGTTGCCGAAGCCGCGGCAGGCCGCGGCCGACACCGAATCCCTCGGCTACGCCGTGGACGATGGCTTGATCCCGTCGGAAATCAACGGCGGGCATTCCACCGCCTGCCATCGCGATGGGCAGGGGCGGCTGTGGTTTTCGCTGGTGGAAGGATTCGCCGTGATCGATCCTGCCGATGTTCCGCAGGCAGCCTCGGTGCCGCTGCGGCCGCGCATCGAAGAAGTGGCGATCGCCGGGCGCATGCAGAAGATCGTCGGATCGTCGCTGGCCCTGGAGCCCAATGCGCGCAGCCTGGAGATTCATTACACCGCCATCAACCTGAGCCGGCCGCGCGACACCTACTTCCGCTTTCGCCTGCGGGGTTTCGATCCGGACTGGGTGGAGGCGGGGAAGAACCGCAGCATTCTGTATCCCCTGATTCCGTGGGGAGAGCATGTGTTCGAAGTCCAGGCGCGCACCCAGGGCGGGCGATGGTCGACGGTGCCGGCGCGATTGAAGATTCTCAATCCTCAGCCTTGGTATCTGCGGCCATGGATCTTGATCCTGGCGACGTCGTTAGGGTTGCTGGTCCTGGTGATCGGCACCCAGCTCGGCGCCGGCCAGGAGCGAAGCGGCGACGGAGAAATGCCGCAGGCGAACGATCGCCGGCGTCAACGCGTCCCGGAGCCGGCGTCGCGATAG
- a CDS encoding DUF5076 domain-containing protein, giving the protein MKPLSVPPAAQRDDNSIEMFNAWIAENGLHCSLNIGMWTQNGRSEAPAWGILLADAIRHIADALQEEYGRSAPDTVADILQSLHDELHSPTSPVKGAFVHGHS; this is encoded by the coding sequence ATGAAACCCCTCAGCGTCCCTCCCGCCGCACAGCGAGACGACAACTCCATCGAGATGTTCAACGCGTGGATCGCGGAGAACGGCCTGCACTGCTCATTGAACATCGGCATGTGGACGCAGAACGGACGCAGCGAGGCTCCGGCGTGGGGCATCTTGCTCGCCGACGCGATCCGCCACATAGCCGATGCGCTGCAAGAGGAATACGGGCGATCGGCTCCCGACACGGTCGCGGACATTCTGCAGTCGCTGCACGACGAGCTGCACAGCCCCACTTCGCCGGTCAAGGGTGCTTTTGTCCACGGACATTCGTAG